The following are from one region of the Osmerus mordax isolate fOsmMor3 chromosome 1, fOsmMor3.pri, whole genome shotgun sequence genome:
- the znf831 gene encoding zinc finger protein 831, with protein METGRQGFVNVSVLGSSVSAQSENRMHVQAPPTTMLVHTIPAAPPPLRAQIHPQAQLPAATQESAHLHLPVPPLYAKEALPFLTLHFPGGLELHQGPSPGTAMSAARPKSAGKHLCPHCGRDCLKPSVLEKHLRCHTGERPYPCTTCGISFKTQSNLYKHKRTQAHARLSSESEQSSLGSQDSLSSSGDTYTTSLSLDVLSGDSGNQNMEVSASLCQAISPFSSVLPPTAQVGPETGWALHQAALVGLILAPGNDHNVSLVQCTKSEGMNYSDKTNDEEKDKTIENTKPRVAPNRHLPLQRQEATLFSKHWENSVSRGKSQSHDSTDSGFSESSELPWTTSPGIVLPDHSMESLVESSLEVHSQPNTTHISTKPDLTTSETKSSVSQQEQKKLEERISKLISENDAVVDDKHLENVRPRKTMLSKQGSIDLPMPYTYKDSFHFEIKTSKPSNTALSWQKADRGAALYSSVPSQHSSSVEHVPLTRSSSLPFSVGIQHSERSSTASPQNRNFITLARRGSSGHTYPAGFGTKSVDQQVSNHRPLVRQAAMDCNPATEGLALTSSLEEVFPNSLCSDGDSNDICVEPSSQKCRRKKSQKFAYNKWYMYGGGTFKKLYSTDKVENNTVLKARKSMMSLEHEVVQGIQRRGSLMHRELVTSVGSTKDCTATVCHPSCLPANLPSVPCGNVCQTGSHLDSSFTTLKTTFVEKLSLSTHPPTTGAANAKSTESVAESVTHGGKHTGNVSLHQNCTRYIPSETKKQRTDNNICSLGTQFDPNASKTVMLPVNVGMTCSASCVMKTNITYVSTSFSSNNHTATKTNFLPKYQLKLPNTTDSDSSTLTLNQPTGIICHNTICTMSSCQTSRTITTGKKDIPSSESSCMDQSHTVMSPPTAVEKQPSTNKALVESETVTTTTILLQERDAKPPTTYIQHPPVVAYAKNLSATCTPITTSVRNLTVAPSTVSTNNVSLISENSFTEELNTAAIPCHIIPYDDSERSAAQNVFHVRTADLQICLEIISDEQLALIEPQIERQGHTIGSGFFTYSGETRANSKDATHEEQSHFARATVNINADLGPKKAGSQTQVKLSSSEGLQNINSLLPESFHQTDQHIAVTDHNNRRQTERPFKMESTPSTNTGQQTHFLQVSSTSPDPLFTPGTHKHMLLPTQKNRAGVTSAPVSSKGVKSERSQTQEEHVLPKKPISQKGQVPDELPGQHKLCLAASSSLSSSTVAKSSSGSGLQEADSQHKSLNQRATCNMDKIKTKNTTLEQEAPTSEGMPRESHLPLQSSSGHKSKAESSVAIPKKELSIFQNQACKTSGEPDSKEIQVYSSFMEFEPVNSKIYSSSDTMSSKAFGVGHINIESLDVHVPLPCQAQCKSEEKPSSNHRDTQLVQFTFEPYSIHEERPKHAPGVSLSNQDPTTGDVERGCLTGDSIQRENGKLGLQRPLWQPDNAATESRERKGFGEPDNQHAEQEQSRGRVKKKDGGERSLKRDKVLEWEDVRLKAGDLHIQQTDMFRHELHEVKDKADSHQNCGLSAEPRQFFSQTQAGMFCNPSQPSQQMTLTSSPMNAQDCNTSIPNTSEPEMKTIGSRIPQQMCDTKMLHVSSPLFKIQKQPVQSETCLTETTQHSQVNKTRVMCGFSKTLSASKGQKTPNSISVDKAHMSTALWSMTMDTHQDSSDTMDSLMHPLHIGTSALTLPGDRPDNRELTAPVYTTLTNVLVRQDSSSKYCSVPSTGQIHTNLLPDCLMSGARAVQSSLEDIEDTGSSDDEGKLIIEL; from the exons ACACTGGGGAGAGGCCTTACCCTTGCACTACCTGTGGCATCTCCTTCAAGACCCAGAGCAACCTCTACAAGCACAAACGCACCCAGGCCCACGCCCGTCTCTCATCTGAGTCTGAGCAGAGCAGTTTAGGCAGCCAAGACAGCTTGAGCAGCTCCGGGGATACTTATACCACCAGCCTGTCTTTAGATGTCCTCAGTGGGGACTCTGGGAATCAAAACATGGAGGTTAGTGCATCTCTCTGTCAAGCCATCTCTCCATTTAGCTCTGTGCTGCCCCCTACTGCTCAGGTTGGTCCAGAGACAGGCTGGGCCCTGCACCAGGCTGCTTTGGTGGGACTTATTCTTGCACCTGGAAATGACCATAATGTCTCTTTGGTCCAATGTACAAAATCTGAGGGTATGAATTACTCTGATAAGACAAATGATGAAGAGAAAGATAAAACAATTGAAAATACAAAGCCTCGAGTGGCTCCAAATCgtcatctccccctccagagGCAAGAGGCAACCCTGTTTTCCAAACATTGGGAGAATTCTGTATCAAGAGGAAAATCCCAGAGCCATGACAGCACAGATTCCGGATTCAGTGAGAGTAGTGAGCTGCCCTGGACCACCAGTCCTGGGATTGTGCTGCCTGACCACAGCATGGAATCCCTTGTCGAGTCCAGTCTGGAAGTCCACAGCCAgcctaacaccacacacatctccaccAAGCCTGACCTTACTACTTCAGAGACCAAATCCAGTGTATCACAGCAGGAACAGAAGAAACTGGAGGAAAGGATCTCCAAACTGATATCTGAGAATGATGCAGTAGTGGATGATAAACACCTGGAAAACGTGAGGCCTCGGAAGACAATGTTGTCCAAGCAAGGGAGTATTGACCTCCCCATGCCATACACCTACAAAGACTCATTTCACTTTGAGATAAAGACCAGCAAACCCTCTAATACTGCATTAAGTTGGCAGAAAGCAGACAGAGGGGCAGCTCTGTACAGCTCTGTGCCCAGCCAACACTCCTCCAGCGTAGAACATGTTCCCCTGACACGCAGCAGTTCCCTGCCCTTCAGTGTGGGAATTCAGCACTCAGAGAGGAGCagcacagcctctccccagAACAGAAATTTTATAACTTTAGCCAGAAGAGGCAGCTCGGGACACACATACCCAGCAGGCTTTGGCACAAAGTCTGTAGACCAGCAGGTGTCCAATCATCGCCCACTAGTACGCCAAGCAGCCATGGACTGCAACCCGGCAACAGAAGGCCTCGCTTTGACATCATCATTGGAGGAGGTCTTTCCCAACAGTCTTTGCTCAGATGGCGACAGCAACGACATTTGTGTGGAGCCAAGCAGCCAAAAGTGTCGCAGGAAGAAATCACAGAAGTTTGCCTACAACAAATGGTACATGTATGGGGGTGGAACTTTTAAAAAGCTGTACAGTACAGACAAAGTTGAGAATAATACTGTTCTCAAGGCTAGAAAGTCAATGATGAGCCTCGAGCATGAGGTGGTCCAGGGGATTCAGAGAAGGGGCTCATTAATGCACAGGGAGCTTGTCACATCAGTGGGGTCTACAAAAGACTGCACTGCAACAGTGTGTCACCCATCCTGCCTTCCAGCCAACCTGCCCTCTGTCCCATGTGGGAATGTATGTCAAACAGGCAGCCATCTTGATTCCTCGTTTACCACGCTGAAAACAACCTTTGTGGAAAAACTGTCTCTGTCAACACATCCACCAACCACTGGAGCAGCAAACGCTAAGAGTACTGAATCTGTTGCAGAGAGTGTAACGCATGGGGGAAAACACACTGGCAATGTCTCGCTACATCAAAATTGTACAAGATATATTCCCTCAGAGACTAAGAAGCAGAGAACTGACAACAACATATGTTCACTGGGGACGCAGTTTGACCCCAACGCCAGTAAAACAGTGATGCTCCCTGTCAACGTTGGTATGACCTGCTCTGCTTCGTGTGTGATGAAGACCAACATAACCTATGTGAGCACTTCATTCTCCTCTAACAATCACACTGCCACTAAAACCAACTTTCTACCAAAGTACCAGCTGAAGCTACCCAACACAACAGACTCAGACTCTTCAACACTGACCTTAAATCAACCCACTGGTATAATTTGCCATAACACCATCTGTACCATGTCCTCCTGCCAGACATCAAGAACCATAACAACTGGAAAGAAAGACATTCCATCCTCAGAATCCTCATGTATGGATCAGAGTCACACAGTTATGTCTCCACCAACAGCAGTTGAAAAACAGCCATCTACCAACAAAGCCTTAGTAGAGAGTGAGACTGTCACAACAACGACAATTTTACTCCAGGAAAGGGATGCAAAACCACCCACCACATATATACAGCATCCACCTGTTGTGGCTTATGCAAAGAACCTCTCTGCTACATGTACGCCTATCACAACCTCAGTTAGGAATCTGACTGTTGCACCCAGTACAGTTTCCACTAATAATGTCTCATTAATATCAGAGAACAGTTTTACTGAAGAGTTGAACACAGCTGCCATACCTTGTCACATTATTCCGTACGATGACTCAGAGCGTTCAGCTGCCCAGAATGTATTTCATGTTCGGACGGCAGATCTCCAGATCTGCCTGGAGATCATATCTGATGAGCAGCTGGCTCTCATAGAGCCCCAGATTGAAAGGCAAGGCCATACAATTGGGTCTGGATTCTTTACCTATAGTGGAGAAACAAGGGCCAATTCAAAGGACGCCACACATGAAGAACAAAGCCACTTCGCCAGGGCAACAGTGAATATAAATGCAGATTTGGGGCCTAAAAAGGCTGGATCTCAAACTCAGGTTAAGTTGTCATCCTCAGAAGGTCTTCAGAACATCAACTCCTTATTACCAGAAAGTTTTCATCAGACAGATCAACACATTGCTGTTACAGACCACAACAATagaaggcagacagagagaccgtTCAAAATGGAATCTACTCCTTCAACTAACACAGGACAACAGACACATTTCTTACAGGTTTCATCCACATCACCCGACCCATTATTTACCCCTGGAACTCATAAACACATGCTTCTGCCAACACAGAAGAACCGAGCGGGGGTTACGTCAGCTCCTGTCTCCTCAAAAGGTGTGAAATCAGAAAGGAGCCAAACACAGGAAGAACATGTCCTCCCGAAGAAGCCTATTAGCCAAAAGGGCCAGGTTCCTGATGAGCTGCCTGGCCAACACAAACTCTGCCTGGCAGCCAGCTCCTCATTATCATCTTCTACAGTAGCAAAGAGCAGCTCAGGAAGTGGATTACAGGAAGCTGATAGCCAACACAAATCTCTAAATCAAAGAGCCACATGTAACATGGACAAGATAAAAACTAAGAATACAACCCTGGAACAAGAAGCCCCTACTTCAGAGGGAATGCCTAGAGAATCCCATCTGCCCCTGCAGTCAAGCTCTGGTCATAAGTCTAAAGCTGAGAGCAGTGTCGCTATCCCCAAAAAGGAGCTTTCTATTTTCCAGAACCAAGCCTGTAAAACTTCTGGAGAACCAGACTCAAAAGAAATACAAGTCTATAGTAGTTTCAtggaatttgaacctgtgaaCTCAAAGATCTATTCTAGTTCTGATACAATGTCATCAAAAGCATTTGGTGTGGGCCATATCAACATCGAATCTCTGGATGTACATGTACCTTTGCCATGCCAGGCTCAGTGTAAATCAGAGGAAAAACCTTCCAGtaaccacagagacacacagctggTCCAGTTTACCTTTGAGCCTTACAGTATTCATGAGGAAAGGCCCAAACATGCCCCTGGTGTCTCTTTATCCAATCAAGACCCAACAACAG gggatgtagagagaggcTGCCTGACAGGAGATTCTATCCAAAGGGAGAATGGAAAACTAGGCCTTCAGAGGCCTCTTTGGCAACCCGACAACGCAGCCACAGAGtccagggagagaaagggtttTGGAGAACCAGACAACCAACATGCTGAGCAAGaacagagcagaggaagagtgaaaaagaaggatggaggagaaagaagtTTGAAAAGAGACAAAGTGCTGGAGTGGGAGGATGTCAGGCTGAAGGCAGGTGATCTACATATCCAGCAAACAGATATGTTTAGGCATGAG CTCCATGAGGTAAAGGACAAAGCAGATTCTCATCAGAACTGTGGACTATCAGCGGAGCCTCGTCAGTTTTTTTCCCAGACACAGGCCGGAATGTTCTGCAACCCCTCTCAACCCTCTCAGCAAATGACACTCACTTCCAGTCCCATGAACGCTCAAGACTGTAATACTAGCATTCCTAATACTTCAGAGCCTGAAATGAAGACTATCGGTAGTCGGATTCCCCAACAAATGTGTGACACCAAAATGTTACATGTCAGCTCACCTTTATTCAAGATACAAAAACAACCCGTCCAGAGTGAGACCTGCCTTACAGAAACTACTCAACATAGCCAGGTAAACAAGACCAGGGTCATGTGCGGCTTTAGCAAAACTCTATCTGCATCAAAAGGGCAGAAAACACCAAACTCAATTTCTGTGGATAAAGCTCATATGAGTACAGCCCTGTGGAGTATGACAAtggatactcatcaagacagcAGTGACACTATGGACAGTCTCATGCACCCATTACACATTGGaacctctgctctcacactgccAGGGGACAGGCCTGACAACAGAGAGCTTACAGCACCAGTCTACACCACACTCACCAATGTACTTGTGAGGCAAGATAGTTCAAGCAAATATTGCTCTGTACCATCAACTGGACAAATTCACACCAACCTGCTACCTGACTGTCTGATGAGTGGGGCAAGGGCAGTccagagcagcctggaggatATAGAGGACACCGGCAGCAGCGATGATGAGGGGAAGTTGATCATTGAGCTCTAG